In one Musa acuminata AAA Group cultivar baxijiao chromosome BXJ2-5, Cavendish_Baxijiao_AAA, whole genome shotgun sequence genomic region, the following are encoded:
- the LOC103986329 gene encoding 2-succinylbenzoate--CoA ligase, chloroplastic/peroxisomal isoform X3: MAMELVKPKMLAVDEYCSPWAVELQTSDSLSSIKLYLLIGESSSSFNCNHSSLRLNLIQRLDKPMPIIDPICAPEDIALICFTSGTTGKPKGVKISHTALIVQSLAKIAIVGYGEDDVYLHTAPLCHIGGITSCMAMLLAGGCHVFIPKFDAKLTFEEIKNHQVTSFITVPAMMADLISFVSRKSNMWSDGETVRKILNGGGGLSEELTKCASHLFPHAKILSAYGMTEACSSLTFMTLFDPMFKNFGVSFHDKINVEADSRHHHLGGVCVGKPPPHIELKICGSSDNCCTSFVGNILTRGLHVMVGYWDSTDVIMAESAETRWLDTGDIGWLDGKGDLWLVGREKGHIKTGGENVYPEEVEAVLSQHPGVFRVVVVGVPDSRFTEKVVACLNIKEGWKWVDHSSKYSLEAKEVSPEIFQDHCRQSNLSRFKIPKIYSLWRRPFPLTTTGKLKRDDIRKEVMSSMQPRSNL, from the exons ATGGCGATGGAGCTCGTAAAGCCCAAGATGTTAGCGGTGGATGAATACTGCAGCCCATGGGCTGTCGAGCTGCAAACGAGCGACAGTTTGTCATCTATAAAGCTCTACCTTCTTATTGGGGAGTCGTCATCCAGCTTCAACTGCAATCATAGTT CTTTGCGTTTAAATCTGATTCAGAGGCTTGACAAACCTATGCCAATAATTGATCCAATTTGTGCACCAGAGGACATTGCTTTAATATGCTTTACATCAG GAACCACTGGAAAGCCAAAGGGTGTAAAGATAAGCCACACAGCTTTGATTGTTCAATCCCTTGCAAAGATAGCTATTGTTGGCTATGGTGAGGATGAT GTTTATCTCCATACAGCTCCTTTGTGCCACATTGGTGGGATAACTTCATGCATGGCAATGCTATTAGCAGGGGGTTGCCATGTTTTCATACCCAAGTTTGATGCAAAGTTAACttttgaagaaataaaaaatcaCCAAGTGACATCATTTATTACAGTCCCTGCAATGATGGCTGATCTAATATCATTTGTAAG TAGAAAATCCAACATGTGGAGTGATGGAGAAACTGTACGCAAGATTCTCAATGGTGGTGGTGGCCTATCAGAAGAGCTTACAAAGTGTGCCAGTCACTTGTTCCCTCATGCTAAAATACTTTCTGCTTATG GGATGACAGAGGCTTGTTCTTCATTGACCTTCATGACCCTTTTTGACCCCATGTTTAAAAATTTTGGTGTCTCTTTTCATGATAAGATCAATGTTGAGGCAGACTCACGGCATCACCATTTAGGGGGAGTGTGTGTTGGGAAGCCTCCCCCTCATATTGAGCTGAAGATATGTGGCAGTAGTGACAATTGTTGCACTTCCTTTGTTGGGAATATCTTAACTAGAGGTTTGCATGTTATGGTTGGGTATTGGGATAGCACAGATGTAATTATGGCAGAGTCTGCAGAGACCAGATGGCTTGACACAGGTGACATTGGCTGGCTTGATGGCAAAGGTGATCTGTGGCTTGTTGGCCGTGAAAAGGGTCATATAAAGACTGGAGGAGAAAATGTTTACCCTGAAGAG GTTGAAGCTGTGCTTTCTCAGCATCCTGGAGTCTTCAGAGTTGTGGTGGTTGGTGTTCCTGACAGCCGCTTCACAGAAAAAGTTGTTGCTTGTTTAAACATAAAGGAAGGTTGGAAATGGGTCGATCATAGTTCTAAATACTCACTGGAGGCAAAAGAAGTTTCGCCTGAGATCTTCCAAGACCATTGCAGGCAGAGCAATTTAAGCAG ATTCAAGATACCAAAGATCTATTCTTTATGGAGAAGACCTTTTCCATTGACTACCACAGGGAAGTTAAAAAGGGATGATATAAGAAAAGAAGTAATGTCTTCCATGCAACCAAGGAGCAATCTGTGA
- the LOC103986329 gene encoding 2-succinylbenzoate--CoA ligase, chloroplastic/peroxisomal isoform X1, with product MAAHSRGHICHCLGRIEAVRRDSPVAISGLRRRTGGELVKGVRSLARGLADSGVARGDVVAVAALNSDQYMELFLAISYVGGIVAPLNHRWGFEEARMAMELVKPKMLAVDEYCSPWAVELQTSDSLSSIKLYLLIGESSSSFNCNHSSLRLNLIQRLDKPMPIIDPICAPEDIALICFTSGTTGKPKGVKISHTALIVQSLAKIAIVGYGEDDVYLHTAPLCHIGGITSCMAMLLAGGCHVFIPKFDAKLTFEEIKNHQVTSFITVPAMMADLISFVSRKSNMWSDGETVRKILNGGGGLSEELTKCASHLFPHAKILSAYGMTEACSSLTFMTLFDPMFKNFGVSFHDKINVEADSRHHHLGGVCVGKPPPHIELKICGSSDNCCTSFVGNILTRGLHVMVGYWDSTDVIMAESAETRWLDTGDIGWLDGKGDLWLVGREKGHIKTGGENVYPEEVEAVLSQHPGVFRVVVVGVPDSRFTEKVVACLNIKEGWKWVDHSSKYSLEAKEVSPEIFQDHCRQSNLSRFKIPKIYSLWRRPFPLTTTGKLKRDDIRKEVMSSMQPRSNL from the exons ATGGCCGCGCACTCGAGAGGCCACATCTGCCACTGCCTCGGCCGCATCGAGGCCGTCCGGCGAGACTCTCCGGTCGCCATCTCTGGACTCCGGCGGAGGACCGGCGGAGAGCTAGTGAAGGGCGTCCGCTCCCTCGCCCGCGGCCTGGCCGACTCCGGCGTCGCCAGGGGTGACGTCGTTGCCGTCGCCGCCCTCAACAG TGATCAGTACATGGAGCTGTTCCTCGCCATCTCCTATGTCGGAGGCATCGTCGCTCCTCTCAATCACCGCTGG GGCTTTGAGGAGGCAAGGATGGCGATGGAGCTCGTAAAGCCCAAGATGTTAGCGGTGGATGAATACTGCAGCCCATGGGCTGTCGAGCTGCAAACGAGCGACAGTTTGTCATCTATAAAGCTCTACCTTCTTATTGGGGAGTCGTCATCCAGCTTCAACTGCAATCATAGTT CTTTGCGTTTAAATCTGATTCAGAGGCTTGACAAACCTATGCCAATAATTGATCCAATTTGTGCACCAGAGGACATTGCTTTAATATGCTTTACATCAG GAACCACTGGAAAGCCAAAGGGTGTAAAGATAAGCCACACAGCTTTGATTGTTCAATCCCTTGCAAAGATAGCTATTGTTGGCTATGGTGAGGATGAT GTTTATCTCCATACAGCTCCTTTGTGCCACATTGGTGGGATAACTTCATGCATGGCAATGCTATTAGCAGGGGGTTGCCATGTTTTCATACCCAAGTTTGATGCAAAGTTAACttttgaagaaataaaaaatcaCCAAGTGACATCATTTATTACAGTCCCTGCAATGATGGCTGATCTAATATCATTTGTAAG TAGAAAATCCAACATGTGGAGTGATGGAGAAACTGTACGCAAGATTCTCAATGGTGGTGGTGGCCTATCAGAAGAGCTTACAAAGTGTGCCAGTCACTTGTTCCCTCATGCTAAAATACTTTCTGCTTATG GGATGACAGAGGCTTGTTCTTCATTGACCTTCATGACCCTTTTTGACCCCATGTTTAAAAATTTTGGTGTCTCTTTTCATGATAAGATCAATGTTGAGGCAGACTCACGGCATCACCATTTAGGGGGAGTGTGTGTTGGGAAGCCTCCCCCTCATATTGAGCTGAAGATATGTGGCAGTAGTGACAATTGTTGCACTTCCTTTGTTGGGAATATCTTAACTAGAGGTTTGCATGTTATGGTTGGGTATTGGGATAGCACAGATGTAATTATGGCAGAGTCTGCAGAGACCAGATGGCTTGACACAGGTGACATTGGCTGGCTTGATGGCAAAGGTGATCTGTGGCTTGTTGGCCGTGAAAAGGGTCATATAAAGACTGGAGGAGAAAATGTTTACCCTGAAGAG GTTGAAGCTGTGCTTTCTCAGCATCCTGGAGTCTTCAGAGTTGTGGTGGTTGGTGTTCCTGACAGCCGCTTCACAGAAAAAGTTGTTGCTTGTTTAAACATAAAGGAAGGTTGGAAATGGGTCGATCATAGTTCTAAATACTCACTGGAGGCAAAAGAAGTTTCGCCTGAGATCTTCCAAGACCATTGCAGGCAGAGCAATTTAAGCAG ATTCAAGATACCAAAGATCTATTCTTTATGGAGAAGACCTTTTCCATTGACTACCACAGGGAAGTTAAAAAGGGATGATATAAGAAAAGAAGTAATGTCTTCCATGCAACCAAGGAGCAATCTGTGA
- the LOC103986329 gene encoding 2-succinylbenzoate--CoA ligase, chloroplastic/peroxisomal isoform X2, with the protein MAAHSRGHICHCLGRIEAVRRDSPVAISGLRRRTGGELVKGVRSLARGLADSGVARGDVVAVAALNSDQYMELFLAISYVGGIVAPLNHRWGFEEARMAMELVKPKMLAVDEYCSPWAVELQTSDSLSSIKLYLLIGESSSSFNCNHSSLRLNLIQRLDKPMPIIDPICAPEDIALICFTSGTTGKPKGVKISHTALIVQSLAKIAIVGYGEDDVYLHTAPLCHIGGITSCMAMLLAGGCHVFIPKFDAKLTFEEIKNHQVTSFITVPAMMADLISFVRKSNMWSDGETVRKILNGGGGLSEELTKCASHLFPHAKILSAYGMTEACSSLTFMTLFDPMFKNFGVSFHDKINVEADSRHHHLGGVCVGKPPPHIELKICGSSDNCCTSFVGNILTRGLHVMVGYWDSTDVIMAESAETRWLDTGDIGWLDGKGDLWLVGREKGHIKTGGENVYPEEVEAVLSQHPGVFRVVVVGVPDSRFTEKVVACLNIKEGWKWVDHSSKYSLEAKEVSPEIFQDHCRQSNLSRFKIPKIYSLWRRPFPLTTTGKLKRDDIRKEVMSSMQPRSNL; encoded by the exons ATGGCCGCGCACTCGAGAGGCCACATCTGCCACTGCCTCGGCCGCATCGAGGCCGTCCGGCGAGACTCTCCGGTCGCCATCTCTGGACTCCGGCGGAGGACCGGCGGAGAGCTAGTGAAGGGCGTCCGCTCCCTCGCCCGCGGCCTGGCCGACTCCGGCGTCGCCAGGGGTGACGTCGTTGCCGTCGCCGCCCTCAACAG TGATCAGTACATGGAGCTGTTCCTCGCCATCTCCTATGTCGGAGGCATCGTCGCTCCTCTCAATCACCGCTGG GGCTTTGAGGAGGCAAGGATGGCGATGGAGCTCGTAAAGCCCAAGATGTTAGCGGTGGATGAATACTGCAGCCCATGGGCTGTCGAGCTGCAAACGAGCGACAGTTTGTCATCTATAAAGCTCTACCTTCTTATTGGGGAGTCGTCATCCAGCTTCAACTGCAATCATAGTT CTTTGCGTTTAAATCTGATTCAGAGGCTTGACAAACCTATGCCAATAATTGATCCAATTTGTGCACCAGAGGACATTGCTTTAATATGCTTTACATCAG GAACCACTGGAAAGCCAAAGGGTGTAAAGATAAGCCACACAGCTTTGATTGTTCAATCCCTTGCAAAGATAGCTATTGTTGGCTATGGTGAGGATGAT GTTTATCTCCATACAGCTCCTTTGTGCCACATTGGTGGGATAACTTCATGCATGGCAATGCTATTAGCAGGGGGTTGCCATGTTTTCATACCCAAGTTTGATGCAAAGTTAACttttgaagaaataaaaaatcaCCAAGTGACATCATTTATTACAGTCCCTGCAATGATGGCTGATCTAATATCATTTGTAAG AAAATCCAACATGTGGAGTGATGGAGAAACTGTACGCAAGATTCTCAATGGTGGTGGTGGCCTATCAGAAGAGCTTACAAAGTGTGCCAGTCACTTGTTCCCTCATGCTAAAATACTTTCTGCTTATG GGATGACAGAGGCTTGTTCTTCATTGACCTTCATGACCCTTTTTGACCCCATGTTTAAAAATTTTGGTGTCTCTTTTCATGATAAGATCAATGTTGAGGCAGACTCACGGCATCACCATTTAGGGGGAGTGTGTGTTGGGAAGCCTCCCCCTCATATTGAGCTGAAGATATGTGGCAGTAGTGACAATTGTTGCACTTCCTTTGTTGGGAATATCTTAACTAGAGGTTTGCATGTTATGGTTGGGTATTGGGATAGCACAGATGTAATTATGGCAGAGTCTGCAGAGACCAGATGGCTTGACACAGGTGACATTGGCTGGCTTGATGGCAAAGGTGATCTGTGGCTTGTTGGCCGTGAAAAGGGTCATATAAAGACTGGAGGAGAAAATGTTTACCCTGAAGAG GTTGAAGCTGTGCTTTCTCAGCATCCTGGAGTCTTCAGAGTTGTGGTGGTTGGTGTTCCTGACAGCCGCTTCACAGAAAAAGTTGTTGCTTGTTTAAACATAAAGGAAGGTTGGAAATGGGTCGATCATAGTTCTAAATACTCACTGGAGGCAAAAGAAGTTTCGCCTGAGATCTTCCAAGACCATTGCAGGCAGAGCAATTTAAGCAG ATTCAAGATACCAAAGATCTATTCTTTATGGAGAAGACCTTTTCCATTGACTACCACAGGGAAGTTAAAAAGGGATGATATAAGAAAAGAAGTAATGTCTTCCATGCAACCAAGGAGCAATCTGTGA